A single window of Vespa crabro chromosome 23, iyVesCrab1.2, whole genome shotgun sequence DNA harbors:
- the LOC124431982 gene encoding uncharacterized protein LOC124431982 isoform X2, with protein sequence MMPTMPPDSHKISLKIIEAIKQHPVLYSSEVKGSSIKLQEFKQKVWKRISDELGLDPTWVRLRWKNLRDTYCRILKYKNKTEKGVRRKKWIFEDHLSFLKFPYESDYQPQSIELSEEYIQDINAGGISSEGLLEQLEDRNDEDYSEYLEVLEETTADPVLVDTEPLEMLNTSDQHLAENIQIENDQIQQHHQDVDTYVQQIQSKYRKIRPKRLKVEHPSSTEVPNTYSILKTPSKTKNMVSIDNNPITTPIFITSSSTTTTPTTPIKGLNNVQEDGERNLEQVYLAPEGKSSIELFFDKAEVRFSGQNTAQSTQQFITPPGMIPKLVLIPCNMIDQQNNKG encoded by the exons ATGATGCCAACAATGCCACCAGATTctcataaaatttctttaaaaataattgaagcaATCAAGCAACATCCTGTTCTCTATAGTTCTGAAGTTAAGGGATCTTCCATTAAGCTTCAAGAATTTAAACAGAAAGTTTGGAAACGTATTTCGGATGAGCTTGGTCTTGATC cAACTTGGGTTAGATTAAGGTGGAAAAATCTACGGGATACCTATTGCCGCATCTTAAAGTACAAAAATAAGACTGAGAAAGGtgttagaagaaagaaatggatttTTGAAGATCATTTGAGTTTCTTAAAATTTCC GTACGAATCAGATTATCAACCACAAAGTATAGAATTGTCAGAAGAATACATACAAGATATAAATGCAGGTGGAATAAGTTCGGAAGGTCTTCTTGAACAATTGGAAGATCGCAATGATGAAGATTATAGCGAATACTTAGAGGTACTAGAAGAGACAACGGCTGATCCAGTTTTAGTGGATACTGAACCTTTGGAAATGTTAAATACCAGTGATCAACATTTAGCTGAGaatatacaaatagaaaatgacCAAATACAACAACATCATCAAGATGTGGATACTTATGTTCAACAAATACAAtcaaaatatagaaagataagACCGAAGAGGTTAAAGGTGGAACATCCGTCTAGTACAGAGGTGCCTAACACGTATAGTATTTTAAAGACTCCTTCGAAAACTAAAAACATGGTCTCTATTGATAACAATCCTATAACTACACCTATTTTCATAACCAGTTCATCTACTACAACTACACCTACGACGCCTATAAAAGGATTAAATAATGTACAAGAAGATGGAGAAAGGAATCTAGAACAAGTTTATCTAGCGCCGGAAGGCAAAAGCAGTATAGAACTGTTTTTTGACA AGGCAGAGGTACGATTTTCGGGACAAAATACGGCACAAAGTACGCAACAATTTATAACACCGCCAGGCATGATTCCAAAACTGGTATTGATTCCTTGTAATATGATAGACCAGCAGAATAATAAAGGTTGA
- the LOC124431982 gene encoding uncharacterized protein LOC124431982 isoform X1, which yields MMPTMPPDSHKISLKIIEAIKQHPVLYSSEVKGSSIKLQEFKQKVWKRISDELGLDPTWVRLRWKNLRDTYCRILKYKNKTEKGVRRKKWIFEDHLSFLKFPYESDYQPQSIELSEEYIQDINAGGISSEGLLEQLEDRNDEDYSEYLEVLEETTADPVLVDTEPLEMLNTSDQHLAENIQIENDQIQQHHQDVDTYVQQIQSKYRKIRPKRLKVEHPSSTEVPNTYSILKTPSKTKNMVSIDNNPITTPIFITSSSTTTTPTTPIKGLNNVQEDGERNLEQVYLAPEGKSSIELFFDSMAQTVKRLPPKAQADIKMNICKIVTEAEVRFSGQNTAQSTQQFITPPGMIPKLVLIPCNMIDQQNNKG from the exons ATGATGCCAACAATGCCACCAGATTctcataaaatttctttaaaaataattgaagcaATCAAGCAACATCCTGTTCTCTATAGTTCTGAAGTTAAGGGATCTTCCATTAAGCTTCAAGAATTTAAACAGAAAGTTTGGAAACGTATTTCGGATGAGCTTGGTCTTGATC cAACTTGGGTTAGATTAAGGTGGAAAAATCTACGGGATACCTATTGCCGCATCTTAAAGTACAAAAATAAGACTGAGAAAGGtgttagaagaaagaaatggatttTTGAAGATCATTTGAGTTTCTTAAAATTTCC GTACGAATCAGATTATCAACCACAAAGTATAGAATTGTCAGAAGAATACATACAAGATATAAATGCAGGTGGAATAAGTTCGGAAGGTCTTCTTGAACAATTGGAAGATCGCAATGATGAAGATTATAGCGAATACTTAGAGGTACTAGAAGAGACAACGGCTGATCCAGTTTTAGTGGATACTGAACCTTTGGAAATGTTAAATACCAGTGATCAACATTTAGCTGAGaatatacaaatagaaaatgacCAAATACAACAACATCATCAAGATGTGGATACTTATGTTCAACAAATACAAtcaaaatatagaaagataagACCGAAGAGGTTAAAGGTGGAACATCCGTCTAGTACAGAGGTGCCTAACACGTATAGTATTTTAAAGACTCCTTCGAAAACTAAAAACATGGTCTCTATTGATAACAATCCTATAACTACACCTATTTTCATAACCAGTTCATCTACTACAACTACACCTACGACGCCTATAAAAGGATTAAATAATGTACAAGAAGATGGAGAAAGGAATCTAGAACAAGTTTATCTAGCGCCGGAAGGCAAAAGCAGTATAGAACTGTTTTTTGACAGTATGGCACAAACAGTCAAGAGATTACCACCAAAAGCACAAGCTgacataaaaatgaatatttgtaaaattgttACAGAGGCAGAGGTACGATTTTCGGGACAAAATACGGCACAAAGTACGCAACAATTTATAACACCGCCAGGCATGATTCCAAAACTGGTATTGATTCCTTGTAATATGATAGACCAGCAGAATAATAAAGGTTGA
- the LOC124432025 gene encoding NADH dehydrogenase [ubiquinone] 1 beta subcomplex subunit 9 yields the protein MAQLPSGIVTHSQKVCSLYKRALLCLKYWYFDRLAYRYEAVKLRQRFEQNANITDLRLAKHLLQEGEEELFKKQHFQPYAFPESPGGVAYKRDPLIPDSVLDSWDPIEKAMYPKYFARREQRKKEYIEWYFKQYPEKKLEKKDPH from the exons atggCACAATTACCATCTGGAATTGTAACTCATTCTCAAAAAGTTTGCAGTTTATACAAACGAGCTTTGCTATGTCTTAAATATTGgtatttcgatcgattagCATACAG ATACGAGGCTGTAAAACTTCGTCAACGCTTTGAACAAAATGCGAATATAACAGATTTAAGATTAGCAAAACATCTCTTACAAGAGGGCgaagaagaattatttaaaaaacaacATTTTCAACCGTATGCATTCCCAGAATCACCAGGAGGTGTTGCCTATAAAAGAGACCCCCTAATACCAGATAGCGTATTAGATTCTTGGGATCCAATTGAAAAAGCAATGTATCCTAAATATTTTGCACGGCGCGAGCAACGTAAGAAAGAATACATAGAATGGTATTTCAAGCAATATCCAGAAAAAAagctagaaaaaaaagatcctcATTAA
- the LOC124432023 gene encoding GTP-binding protein Rit2-like isoform X2 has protein sequence MWQKGNIFDTYKFFTMSLDILQEKNATINGKGNMSVVSQPTTRGGLRVYKIVVLGDGGVGKSAVTLQFVSHSFLECHDPTIEDSYQQQTVIDGEAALLDILDTAGQVEFTAMRDQYMRCGEGFMICYSVTDKHSFQEALEYRKSISRVRPNEHIPLVLVSTEEGKALAEQLGCPFYETSAALRQFIDDAFYSLVRQIRAKERSRNSVRKHSRWWRLRSIFAFIYRRKRRHHHHHHYSP, from the exons ATGTGGCAAAAAGGTAACATTTTCGATACGtacaaattttttacaatGTCACTTGACAttctacaagaaaaaaatgcaaCAATAAACGGCAAGGGCAATATGTCGGTAGTATCACAGCCTACTACAAGAGGTGGGCTTAGAGTTTACAAGATAGTTGTCTTGGGTGATGGTGGTGTTGGAAAATCAG ctGTAACTTTGCAATTCGTAAGTCATAGTTTCCTCGAATGTCATGATCCAACAATAG AGGATTCGTATCAACAACAGACTGTAATAGATGGAGAAGCAGCACTTTTAGATATTTTAGATACTGCTGGACAG GTAGAATTTACTGCAATGCGTGATCAGTATATGAGGTGTGGCGAAGGATTCATGATATGTTATTCTGTAACAGATAAACATAGTTTCCAAGAAGCTTTAGAATATCGTAAATCAATATCACGTGTACGGCCTAACGAGCATATTCCACTTGTATTG GTATCAACAGAAGAAGGTAAAGCGCTTGCAGAACAATTAGGGTGTCCATTTTATGAAACATCTGCTGCGCTTCGACAATTCATAGATGATGCTTTTTATTCATTAGTTCGACAGATACGTGCAAAGGAAAGATCACGTAATTCAGTTCGAAAACATAGTCGTTGGTGGCGTCTTCGTTCaatttttgcttttatatacagaagaaaacgaagacatcatcaccaccatcattactctccataa
- the LOC124432023 gene encoding GTP-binding protein Rit2-like isoform X1: MWQKGNIFDTYKFFTMSLDILQEKNATINGKGNMSVVSQPTTRGGLRVYKIVVLGDGGVGKSAVTLQFVSHSFLECHDPTIEDSYQQQTVIDGEAALLDILDTAGQVEFTAMRDQYMRCGEGFMICYSVTDKHSFQEALEYRKSISRVRPNEHIPLVLVGNKFDLQHQREVSTEEGKALAEQLGCPFYETSAALRQFIDDAFYSLVRQIRAKERSRNSVRKHSRWWRLRSIFAFIYRRKRRHHHHHHYSP; this comes from the exons ATGTGGCAAAAAGGTAACATTTTCGATACGtacaaattttttacaatGTCACTTGACAttctacaagaaaaaaatgcaaCAATAAACGGCAAGGGCAATATGTCGGTAGTATCACAGCCTACTACAAGAGGTGGGCTTAGAGTTTACAAGATAGTTGTCTTGGGTGATGGTGGTGTTGGAAAATCAG ctGTAACTTTGCAATTCGTAAGTCATAGTTTCCTCGAATGTCATGATCCAACAATAG AGGATTCGTATCAACAACAGACTGTAATAGATGGAGAAGCAGCACTTTTAGATATTTTAGATACTGCTGGACAG GTAGAATTTACTGCAATGCGTGATCAGTATATGAGGTGTGGCGAAGGATTCATGATATGTTATTCTGTAACAGATAAACATAGTTTCCAAGAAGCTTTAGAATATCGTAAATCAATATCACGTGTACGGCCTAACGAGCATATTCCACTTGTATTGGTTggtaataaatttgatttacaGCATCAGCGAGAg GTATCAACAGAAGAAGGTAAAGCGCTTGCAGAACAATTAGGGTGTCCATTTTATGAAACATCTGCTGCGCTTCGACAATTCATAGATGATGCTTTTTATTCATTAGTTCGACAGATACGTGCAAAGGAAAGATCACGTAATTCAGTTCGAAAACATAGTCGTTGGTGGCGTCTTCGTTCaatttttgcttttatatacagaagaaaacgaagacatcatcaccaccatcattactctccataa
- the LOC124432022 gene encoding uncharacterized protein LOC124432022 isoform X1 — protein MGIDSMRVGTGRCSPLLVGGLFIACLMLICNWWTLSSENLDLVHQIDELNEQLKISAEDRDQCVTLRSKLEQRYKQMEDDIAYLHVRLEKQNDLEKKNDELKDSIVICKSELDSLNKLDAKRKENKKLQEELDRVKDEMEKLKLAYNAPANNIKSDLTLTPTRKVIDASQLHLVRDSAIRISVAGQRGLKYHQIPILPTDPPGAVRLAPRLSVTMLKAKRNVEIENGTTQGIENDEVEKNDVNNQGNEAVETVSYVEKRNHQLSNQSMH, from the exons atGGGAATCGACAGCATGAGAGTTGGAACAGGCAGATGTTCACCTCTTTTAGTTGGAGGACTCTTTATTGCATGTTTAATGCTTATTTGCAACTGGTGGACTTTATCTTCTGAAAATTTAGATTTAGTGCACCAAATAGATGAACTTAATGAGCAGCTTAAAATAAG cGCAGAAGATAGAGATCAGTGTGTAACATTACGCAGTAAATTAGAGCAAAGATATAAACAAATGGAAGATGACATAGCTTATTTACATGTAAGATTAGAAAAGCAAAATgatttagagaaaaaaaatgatgaactTAAAGATTCTATAGTAATCTGTAAAAGTGAATTAGACTCATTGAATAAATTAGATgctaaacgaaaagaaaataaaaaacttcaAGAAGAATTGGACAGA GTCAAAGatgaaatggaaaaattaaaacttgCTTATAATGCACCagctaataatattaaatctgaTCTTACATTAACAC CTACAAGAAAGGTCATTGATGCTAGTCAGTTACATCTTGTTCGGGACTCCGCTATAAGAATATCTGTAGCTGGTCAGCGTGGTTTGAAGTACCATCAAATCCCAATTCTACCAACAGATCCACCTGGTGCTGTGCGCCTAGCTCCTCGTCTTTCAGTAACAATGTTAAAAG ctaaaagaaatgtagaaatagaaaatggcACGACTCAAGGAATAGAAAATgacgaagtagaaaaaaatg ATGTAAATAATCAAGGAAATGAGGCAGTAGAAACTGTTTCATatgtagaaaagagaaaccaTCAATTATCTAATCAATCGATGCATTAA
- the LOC124432022 gene encoding uncharacterized protein LOC124432022 isoform X2, translating into MGIDSMRVGTGRCSPLLVGGLFIACLMLICNWWTLSSENLDLVHQIDELNEQLKISAEDRDQCVTLRSKLEQRYKQMEDDIAYLHVRLEKQNDLEKKNDELKDSIVICKSELDSLNKLDAKRKENKKLQEELDRVKDEMEKLKLAYNAPANNIKSDLTLTPKRNVEIENGTTQGIENDEVEKNDVNNQGNEAVETVSYVEKRNHQLSNQSMH; encoded by the exons atGGGAATCGACAGCATGAGAGTTGGAACAGGCAGATGTTCACCTCTTTTAGTTGGAGGACTCTTTATTGCATGTTTAATGCTTATTTGCAACTGGTGGACTTTATCTTCTGAAAATTTAGATTTAGTGCACCAAATAGATGAACTTAATGAGCAGCTTAAAATAAG cGCAGAAGATAGAGATCAGTGTGTAACATTACGCAGTAAATTAGAGCAAAGATATAAACAAATGGAAGATGACATAGCTTATTTACATGTAAGATTAGAAAAGCAAAATgatttagagaaaaaaaatgatgaactTAAAGATTCTATAGTAATCTGTAAAAGTGAATTAGACTCATTGAATAAATTAGATgctaaacgaaaagaaaataaaaaacttcaAGAAGAATTGGACAGA GTCAAAGatgaaatggaaaaattaaaacttgCTTATAATGCACCagctaataatattaaatctgaTCTTACATTAACAC ctaaaagaaatgtagaaatagaaaatggcACGACTCAAGGAATAGAAAATgacgaagtagaaaaaaatg ATGTAAATAATCAAGGAAATGAGGCAGTAGAAACTGTTTCATatgtagaaaagagaaaccaTCAATTATCTAATCAATCGATGCATTAA